Proteins co-encoded in one Dehalogenimonas sp. WBC-2 genomic window:
- a CDS encoding transcriptional regulator putative, with translation MRQGSFWQLHGKTLLIIGAIVSLVGGWFYGELNLSTNVDTYLPDVMPEATSFELVSSQAAEGQYLYKAIDQGSPIGYVTAGQGQGYGGPIVVLVAWTLDGTITNIQVPEHQETPAWYNRLANADYFSQYIGRDFTSPFTLDDDIDAAAGVTRSSTGVAKGVYEGRLLLADQLGQPYVGAKEQIKVGMPEIFLLISIGLVVAFRMVPGLRKLRWPRYLMLIFGLGVFGVWLSAMLSLINFVVFPIGYAPSPATNLFLYIMVIGFVGLALIVGKNFWCFWICPFCALQEGAHFLGGSKIRPVTKRQLVLRNARYIILWAVVLLVLIFRQPQLAVFEPWNTIFSLEGTFSQWILVGAVIGIALFIYDFWCHYICPVGATMDIVLKLRTWAINTYGRLTAR, from the coding sequence TTGAGGCAAGGCAGTTTCTGGCAGCTCCACGGCAAAACATTATTAATAATCGGTGCCATAGTCAGCCTAGTGGGTGGCTGGTTCTATGGTGAACTAAATCTTTCTACAAATGTAGATACTTATCTCCCCGATGTCATGCCAGAGGCGACTTCTTTTGAACTGGTTTCCAGCCAAGCAGCTGAAGGTCAATATCTTTATAAAGCTATTGATCAGGGCTCTCCTATAGGATATGTCACGGCAGGCCAAGGCCAGGGTTACGGTGGGCCTATTGTAGTCTTGGTAGCCTGGACACTTGACGGCACAATCACCAATATTCAGGTGCCGGAACACCAGGAGACACCGGCTTGGTACAACCGGTTGGCGAATGCTGATTATTTCAGCCAGTATATCGGCCGTGATTTTACATCACCATTTACTCTGGATGACGATATAGATGCTGCTGCTGGCGTAACCCGCTCATCTACAGGGGTGGCAAAAGGCGTTTATGAAGGCCGTTTACTGCTGGCTGACCAGTTAGGTCAACCGTACGTTGGGGCTAAGGAACAAATAAAGGTGGGTATGCCTGAGATTTTCCTCTTAATCTCCATCGGTCTGGTAGTGGCATTCCGAATGGTTCCCGGATTGCGCAAGTTACGGTGGCCCCGTTACTTGATGCTGATCTTTGGTTTGGGTGTATTTGGCGTCTGGCTATCAGCCATGCTATCGCTCATCAATTTTGTAGTTTTCCCAATCGGATATGCTCCTTCGCCAGCCACTAACCTGTTCCTTTATATCATGGTCATTGGATTTGTCGGGTTGGCGCTTATTGTGGGGAAAAATTTCTGGTGTTTCTGGATCTGCCCGTTTTGTGCCTTGCAAGAAGGTGCCCACTTCCTGGGCGGTAGCAAGATAAGACCGGTGACCAAGCGTCAACTTGTTTTAAGGAATGCCCGCTATATCATCCTCTGGGCGGTGGTACTGCTGGTGCTCATATTCCGCCAGCCACAGCTAGCGGTTTTCGAGCCATGGAACACCATATTTAGCCTTGAAGGCACTTTCTCGCAATGGATTTTGGTTGGTGCTGTTATTGGAATTGCGCTCTTTATATATG
- a CDS encoding reductive dehalogenase — MNKFHSSVSRRDFMKGLGMAGAGIGAASLAAPVFNDLDELTSSAPGPIHNYPWFVKELDQYDATFEHDWSKLTQTDERHTIQCSWQGTPEVKAWMDDRDGAGTAAKAAEAKSAYDKQGLTQPRGWAGLRNMAYRGTFGYGTNMDSPNGFMPPAVATPTSRGIPRWEGTPEENSQMIKAGLLLNGACDVAFHELDDKMSKFIFTNDFHDGKPYLWEDVEVGYETGETGTSKSPRAGKRVLPKKAMWAINYSLQMSNDSINNNFSDRRYGHGRVIQRQLQGWLSGLGYVAHGPLDYTNNFSENVAFAVLGGVSEVARWYSSISPTFGSSLGVSATIVTDLPLAPTYPIDAGIHRMCFDCMKCAEVCPGGAISRMGEPNGPIVKDPTWDALGPWNRWSGRSAFDAKHPELGKIDNKNGYKGVDEPGFMKHWWFSPCDCNLTPAINTCGSFGCGSRCVFANGTESIVHSLVKTTVAVTPIFNSFFKQMDGIFGYPKFDYGIDGQGVQDNLDQFWNNQSSTPIYGINTLRGGGRKI, encoded by the coding sequence ATGAACAAATTCCATTCTTCGGTCAGCCGCCGCGACTTTATGAAAGGTCTCGGTATGGCCGGCGCTGGTATAGGCGCCGCCAGCTTGGCAGCCCCAGTCTTCAACGACCTGGATGAGCTTACCTCTTCCGCCCCTGGTCCCATTCATAATTACCCTTGGTTTGTTAAAGAACTTGATCAATATGATGCCACCTTTGAGCATGATTGGAGCAAACTAACCCAGACCGATGAAAGACATACTATCCAATGCTCCTGGCAAGGGACCCCTGAAGTAAAAGCATGGATGGATGACCGTGATGGTGCCGGAACGGCAGCAAAAGCTGCTGAAGCAAAATCTGCTTATGATAAGCAGGGATTAACACAACCAAGAGGATGGGCTGGTCTTCGCAACATGGCCTATCGTGGAACTTTTGGATACGGCACTAATATGGATAGTCCTAATGGTTTTATGCCACCAGCCGTCGCCACCCCAACTTCCCGTGGCATTCCTCGTTGGGAAGGTACCCCTGAAGAGAATTCCCAGATGATAAAAGCAGGTTTGCTTCTAAACGGCGCCTGTGATGTAGCTTTCCATGAACTCGATGACAAGATGAGTAAATTTATCTTTACAAACGACTTTCATGATGGTAAACCATATCTTTGGGAAGATGTAGAAGTAGGGTATGAAACAGGAGAGACTGGCACTAGCAAGTCTCCTCGTGCGGGTAAGCGTGTTCTCCCTAAAAAAGCCATGTGGGCTATCAATTACTCTCTCCAAATGAGTAATGATTCTATTAACAACAACTTTTCCGACAGGCGCTATGGTCATGGTCGCGTCATCCAAAGGCAACTTCAAGGGTGGTTATCTGGTCTTGGTTATGTTGCCCATGGTCCGTTGGACTATACTAACAACTTTTCAGAAAATGTAGCGTTTGCCGTACTGGGGGGCGTCAGTGAAGTCGCTCGCTGGTATTCCTCTATATCCCCGACTTTTGGTTCATCGCTCGGTGTTTCGGCTACTATCGTTACTGACCTGCCGTTGGCTCCTACCTATCCAATTGACGCCGGTATTCATCGAATGTGTTTTGACTGCATGAAATGTGCCGAAGTGTGTCCCGGTGGAGCCATTAGCAGGATGGGTGAACCGAATGGTCCGATTGTTAAAGATCCCACTTGGGATGCTCTGGGTCCGTGGAATCGATGGAGCGGTCGGTCTGCCTTCGATGCCAAGCATCCTGAACTGGGTAAGATTGACAACAAAAACGGTTACAAGGGTGTCGATGAACCAGGTTTCATGAAACATTGGTGGTTCTCCCCTTGTGACTGCAATTTGACCCCTGCCATCAATACGTGTGGTTCCTTCGGTTGTGGTTCACGTTGCGTGTTTGCCAACGGTACGGAATCAATTGTTCATAGTCTCGTTAAAACTACCGTCGCTGTCACCCCTATTTTTAACAGCTTTTTTAAGCAAATGGATGGAATATTCGGTTACCCCAAGTTCGATTATGGCATAGACGGACAAGGTGTCCAGGATAATTTGGATCAGTTCTGGAATAACCAGTCATCTACGCCAATATATGGTATCAATACTTTGCGTGGCGGCGGCCGAAAAATCTAG
- a CDS encoding reductive dehalogenase — MNKFHSTVSRRDFMKGLGVAGVGLGTASLVAPTFNDMDELTSSAPGPIHAHPWYVKERDTYDISSPHDWTKITRTDQRHTNQCSWGGAVEQGIWLDDRDGPGTFKKQAADKAAYQAECLKNPRGWKGIQTRAAAQLSYGNKMDTPYGFLPPSVSGPEKLGIPRWEATPEENSQMIKAALRLYGAADVAFLEIDDITSNFIFTHDFHDGKPYVWEDVDNAYETGETGTSKSPRAGKRVLPNKAKWVINWNLQMSNDSINNSLGDRRYGDGRQIQRKIQAMLATLGYQACGPLDYTNNFSENVAFAILGGMGELMRAYYSASPTFGSHIGVSAGIVTDLPLAPTKPIEAGMHKFCYDCMKCAVLCPGGAISRNGGGLSAPIVKEPSFETIGPWNRWPGRSAFEAKHPEVTKLDTKNAYTGVDEPNMYAHWWFAPTDCTQSVGIDVCGSFGCGSRCVFGKASAASVHSIVQTAISQTSMFNGFFRTLDEAFGYPMYDFGKDSEDAQKNIEDFFWNRTNMPTYGIDSMRGGFASR; from the coding sequence ATGAACAAATTCCATTCAACAGTCAGCCGCCGCGACTTCATGAAAGGTCTCGGTGTCGCCGGTGTTGGTCTCGGCACCGCCAGCTTGGTAGCTCCAACCTTCAATGACATGGACGAACTTACCTCTTCGGCTCCTGGTCCCATTCACGCACATCCCTGGTATGTCAAGGAGCGTGATACATATGATATCTCTTCACCCCATGATTGGACCAAGATCACCCGAACCGACCAACGCCATACTAACCAGTGTTCTTGGGGAGGCGCGGTTGAACAAGGTATCTGGCTTGATGATCGCGATGGACCCGGTACTTTCAAAAAACAAGCAGCCGACAAAGCTGCCTACCAAGCAGAATGCCTGAAGAACCCCCGCGGCTGGAAGGGTATCCAGACCCGTGCTGCCGCCCAACTAAGCTATGGTAATAAAATGGATACACCCTACGGCTTCCTGCCTCCTAGTGTCAGTGGACCAGAAAAGTTAGGTATCCCGCGCTGGGAAGCTACCCCAGAGGAGAACTCTCAGATGATTAAGGCTGCCCTCCGTCTCTACGGCGCTGCTGATGTCGCCTTCCTGGAGATTGACGACATTACCAGCAATTTCATCTTCACCCATGACTTCCATGACGGCAAACCCTATGTCTGGGAAGACGTTGATAACGCCTATGAGACTGGTGAAACCGGCACCTCCAAGTCTCCCCGCGCTGGCAAGCGCGTTTTGCCAAATAAGGCCAAGTGGGTCATCAACTGGAATCTCCAGATGAGCAATGACTCCATCAACAACAGCCTTGGTGACCGCCGTTACGGTGACGGCCGCCAGATCCAGCGCAAGATCCAAGCCATGTTAGCCACTCTCGGTTATCAAGCTTGCGGCCCACTAGACTACACTAACAACTTCTCTGAGAATGTTGCCTTCGCCATCCTAGGAGGTATGGGTGAGTTGATGCGTGCCTATTACTCCGCATCTCCCACCTTCGGTTCTCACATCGGCGTTTCCGCCGGTATCGTCACCGACCTCCCGCTGGCACCAACCAAACCCATTGAAGCCGGTATGCACAAGTTCTGCTACGATTGCATGAAATGTGCCGTCCTTTGTCCCGGCGGCGCTATCAGTCGCAATGGTGGCGGTCTGAGCGCTCCCATAGTTAAAGAGCCATCTTTTGAGACAATCGGTCCCTGGAATCGTTGGCCAGGCCGCTCCGCCTTTGAAGCCAAACACCCTGAAGTCACCAAGCTTGATACCAAAAACGCTTATACCGGCGTTGACGAACCCAATATGTACGCTCATTGGTGGTTTGCACCTACCGATTGCACACAAAGTGTCGGCATTGATGTTTGCGGCTCCTTCGGCTGCGGTTCACGCTGTGTCTTCGGCAAAGCTTCCGCCGCCAGCGTCCACTCTATCGTTCAAACTGCAATATCTCAGACTTCTATGTTCAATGGTTTCTTCCGCACTTTGGATGAAGCCTTCGGTTATCCAATGTACGATTTTGGGAAGGACAGCGAAGACGCTCAAAAAAATATTGAGGACTTCTTCTGGAACCGCACTAATATGCCAACCTATGGCATCGATTCCATGCGCGGCGGTTTCGCCTCCCGGTAA
- a CDS encoding transcriptional regulator putative: protein MEPIASFSRKHTSRLIYGLAIVALLGAGVYGQLSHGLSGNEEFLSGAMPEAATFKSLQTSGGATLYLARDTAGTEMGYITASEGPGYGGPLKVLVNWTPDGIITAVTVPDHHEDLPWWNVLIKQDFFGQYVGRSFSEPLQLFNDIDASTGSTVSCNGVAVGVRSGRLVMAQYLGQPYNGPADPIIIGRPELTVAIGLLAVVLARIIPGLRRRAWPRVITLIYGFVVLGIWLAIPLSLTNIASWLVGYAPHLQTFFVMYIIVFGVIGLAVIFGKNFYCFWLCPYVAVQELLYAIFRIRVQPDGKWFKILRNARYILLFIALFLVLALKNPSVSVFEPWNVLFSLKGTTDQWVLMFFSLGVAIFIYDFWCHYLCPVGAVMDVILKGRRGVIGLWQKSNNKTRGIMPPTTS from the coding sequence ATGGAACCAATCGCTAGTTTTTCTAGAAAGCACACTTCCAGACTTATTTACGGCCTGGCAATTGTGGCGCTTTTGGGAGCAGGCGTTTACGGCCAGCTTAGTCACGGGTTATCAGGTAACGAAGAATTCCTGTCTGGAGCTATGCCTGAGGCTGCTACCTTTAAATCCCTCCAAACCAGTGGTGGCGCGACGTTGTATCTGGCGCGCGACACTGCGGGTACGGAAATGGGATACATAACCGCCTCAGAAGGTCCGGGTTATGGTGGACCGCTGAAAGTGCTGGTCAACTGGACACCCGATGGTATTATAACTGCAGTTACAGTGCCGGATCATCATGAGGATCTGCCGTGGTGGAATGTTCTCATTAAACAGGATTTTTTTGGTCAGTATGTCGGGCGTAGTTTCAGTGAACCGCTACAACTTTTTAATGATATCGATGCCAGCACTGGTTCCACCGTATCCTGTAATGGTGTAGCTGTTGGTGTACGCAGCGGCCGATTGGTTATGGCCCAATATCTCGGCCAACCCTACAATGGACCAGCGGACCCTATCATCATCGGCAGACCGGAACTAACGGTAGCCATCGGTCTCTTGGCGGTTGTTCTGGCCAGGATCATTCCAGGGTTGCGTCGTCGCGCTTGGCCACGTGTTATAACACTCATCTATGGCTTTGTAGTCCTCGGGATTTGGCTGGCAATCCCTTTGAGTCTGACCAACATTGCCTCTTGGTTGGTAGGCTATGCACCCCACTTACAGACATTTTTTGTGATGTATATTATTGTTTTCGGAGTTATCGGGCTGGCCGTGATCTTTGGCAAGAATTTTTATTGTTTCTGGCTGTGCCCGTATGTGGCAGTTCAGGAATTATTGTATGCCATCTTCCGTATAAGAGTACAGCCAGATGGAAAATGGTTCAAAATCTTACGTAATGCTCGCTATATTCTGCTGTTTATAGCTCTATTTCTTGTATTGGCGCTCAAAAATCCATCGGTATCGGTCTTTGAACCTTGGAATGTACTCTTCAGTTTGAAGGGTACCACCGATCAATGGGTGCTGATGTTTTTCTCATTGGGAGTCGCCATATTTATCTATGATTTCTGGTGTCATTATCTATGTCCTGTGGGTGCTGTAATGGATGTGATTCTAAAAGGCCGCCGAGGGGTTATTGGTTTATGGCAAAAAAGCAACAACAAAACAAGAGGCATAATGCCGCCAACAACTTCGTAA
- the tatC gene encoding twin-arginine translocation protein TatC, with protein MTEEKRLPITQHFTEMRQRFFRAVAGIVVGTVIAMFFGNQLIEILQRPAGDLAGSLVAIEMLEYFSLYFRVSLTAGFILAMPWVVYQLFAFLAPAFTQKEKKFIFTFFPFIIGMFLVGVAFAYWVAIPPAVQFLFGFGSDVVVIMPRISNYVDVVLRLLVGIGLAFELPIILAALSGLGIVSSKWLASKRKIWFVLAFVIAAFITPTFDPVNQTIVAGPLIVLYEISIWLTKIVRKRKVSGANTT; from the coding sequence ATGACCGAAGAAAAACGCCTGCCTATTACCCAACATTTTACCGAGATGCGGCAGCGCTTCTTCCGTGCTGTTGCCGGTATCGTGGTGGGTACCGTGATAGCGATGTTCTTCGGTAATCAGCTTATTGAAATTCTTCAGCGTCCGGCTGGAGACCTGGCGGGAAGTCTTGTCGCTATAGAGATGCTGGAGTATTTCAGCCTCTATTTTAGAGTATCACTCACTGCCGGATTCATTCTTGCCATGCCTTGGGTAGTGTACCAATTATTTGCCTTTCTGGCACCAGCATTTACCCAAAAGGAAAAGAAATTCATCTTTACCTTTTTCCCGTTTATTATAGGCATGTTTCTTGTCGGGGTGGCCTTTGCTTATTGGGTAGCGATACCGCCGGCAGTTCAATTTCTATTTGGTTTTGGTAGTGACGTTGTTGTGATAATGCCCCGTATATCCAACTATGTTGATGTGGTGCTTAGGTTGCTGGTGGGTATAGGTTTAGCTTTTGAACTGCCTATTATTTTGGCGGCGTTATCAGGGCTTGGAATTGTCAGTTCCAAGTGGCTGGCTTCAAAACGGAAAATATGGTTTGTTTTGGCCTTTGTAATTGCTGCTTTCATCACTCCTACCTTTGATCCTGTGAATCAAACAATTGTAGCCGGGCCGCTCATCGTCCTGTATGAAATCAGCATATGGTTAACTAAGATCGTACGCAAACGTAAAGTCTCCGGGGCAAACACCACTTAG
- the tatB gene encoding twin-arginine translocation protein TatB, with protein sequence MNFFGMGTFEVVTILIIATLVFGPNRIPEFAKKAGEFLRSFRKITTEMTKEFTKAIDSSPTKPSSSGKSSESTLDKFLSGSDKK encoded by the coding sequence ATGAATTTTTTTGGCATGGGTACGTTTGAGGTCGTTACGATTCTCATTATTGCTACGCTTGTCTTTGGTCCTAACAGGATACCTGAGTTCGCCAAGAAAGCTGGCGAATTTTTACGTAGTTTTCGCAAGATAACCACGGAAATGACCAAGGAGTTTACCAAGGCCATTGACAGCTCACCAACCAAACCTTCAAGTTCCGGCAAGTCATCCGAATCAACTTTGGATAAATTTTTAAGCGGCAGCGATAAAAAATAA
- the tatA gene encoding twin-arginine translocation protein TatA — translation MRLGPMELVIILVIVLLIFGVGKLPQVGEAIGKGLRSFQKASTGEDEEVKEETKEETKVEKATVVKTEAVETKPQTEDKPKSDDL, via the coding sequence ATGCGTTTAGGACCAATGGAGCTCGTTATAATTTTGGTTATCGTCCTTCTGATCTTCGGCGTCGGCAAGTTGCCGCAAGTGGGCGAGGCTATCGGCAAAGGACTGCGTTCTTTCCAGAAAGCCTCAACTGGTGAAGACGAGGAAGTCAAAGAAGAGACCAAAGAAGAAACTAAGGTTGAGAAAGCCACAGTGGTCAAAACAGAGGCAGTAGAGACCAAACCGCAAACTGAAGACAAACCTAAATCTGATGACTTATAG
- a CDS encoding hydrolase — MGLDNVLAIFFSFVIGAIFGGMAIFISRGTMISRQLKVAQRKASHTIAESRIESRNIIQEGRDEAEKLRLSADADLRERRSELARQENRVTQKVETLERKLENLDQRERDLLNREKSIEEEREKVGTLREQEQQKLEDVAGLTTQEAKEHLLEIVEGEMQQETSRRVRQWEQKIKEEADEKARDIIIHAIQRCASDVVVETTASVVAIPSDEMKGRLIGREGRNIRALEQATGVDLIIDDTPEAVTISSFDPVRREIARQALSKLVLDGRIHPARIEEVVAKAKEETEAAMQSAGEQAAYSAGVHGLRPELIKLMGRLKYRTSYGQNVLQHSVEVAQMSGMIATELGVNVNIAKRAGFLHDIGKAVDREVEGTHAAIGADLVKQWDKSADVVRGVAEHHFDMPETSIWGFIVSAADAISSARPGARRESLENYIKRLKDLEEIANSFEGVERSYAIQAGREIRIMVKPEVVDDLGAMRLARDIVKKIEDGLDYPGQIKVTVMRETRATDFAR, encoded by the coding sequence ATGGGTCTTGACAACGTACTGGCTATTTTTTTTAGCTTTGTTATCGGTGCTATCTTCGGCGGTATGGCTATTTTTATCTCCCGCGGTACCATGATTTCCCGCCAGCTTAAGGTTGCTCAGCGCAAGGCGTCACATACTATCGCTGAGTCCAGGATAGAATCCCGAAACATTATCCAGGAAGGCCGGGATGAAGCGGAAAAGTTACGGCTTTCCGCCGATGCTGACTTGCGGGAGCGCAGGTCAGAGTTAGCCCGGCAGGAAAACCGGGTTACCCAAAAGGTAGAAACTCTGGAGCGTAAGCTGGAAAATCTCGATCAGCGGGAGCGGGATTTGCTCAACAGAGAGAAGTCCATTGAAGAAGAACGGGAGAAGGTCGGCACCCTCCGTGAGCAGGAACAACAGAAACTTGAGGATGTGGCCGGTCTGACCACCCAGGAAGCCAAGGAGCATCTGCTGGAAATAGTTGAAGGTGAAATGCAGCAGGAGACCTCCCGCCGTGTCCGGCAGTGGGAACAAAAGATTAAAGAGGAAGCTGATGAAAAGGCACGGGATATCATTATCCATGCTATTCAGCGCTGTGCCTCCGATGTGGTTGTGGAAACCACTGCTAGTGTGGTGGCAATCCCCAGCGATGAAATGAAAGGCCGCCTGATAGGCCGTGAAGGCCGCAACATCCGCGCCTTGGAACAGGCCACTGGTGTTGACCTCATTATTGACGACACTCCGGAGGCGGTTACCATCAGCAGCTTCGATCCGGTCCGGCGTGAGATCGCCCGCCAGGCACTATCGAAACTGGTCTTAGATGGACGGATACATCCGGCGCGTATTGAAGAAGTGGTGGCCAAAGCCAAAGAAGAAACTGAGGCTGCCATGCAAAGCGCCGGTGAGCAGGCGGCCTACTCCGCCGGAGTCCATGGCTTGAGACCGGAACTCATAAAGCTCATGGGTAGGCTCAAGTACCGCACCAGTTATGGTCAAAATGTTTTACAACATAGCGTGGAAGTAGCGCAGATGTCCGGTATGATCGCCACAGAATTAGGGGTTAATGTTAATATCGCCAAACGCGCCGGTTTCCTTCACGATATCGGCAAAGCGGTTGACCGTGAGGTAGAGGGCACCCATGCCGCTATCGGTGCTGATCTTGTGAAGCAGTGGGATAAATCAGCTGACGTGGTGCGTGGTGTCGCCGAGCATCATTTTGATATGCCTGAGACTTCAATCTGGGGTTTTATTGTCTCTGCCGCGGATGCCATTTCAAGCGCCCGCCCGGGAGCCCGCCGTGAATCGCTGGAAAACTATATCAAGCGCTTGAAAGATCTGGAAGAAATCGCCAATAGCTTTGAGGGTGTTGAACGCTCTTACGCCATCCAGGCCGGCCGGGAGATACGGATTATGGTCAAGCCGGAAGTGGTGGATGATCTGGGCGCTATGCGTCTTGCCCGGGATATTGTCAAAAAGATAGAAGATGGTTTGGATTACCCGGGTCAGATCAAGGTAACGGTTATGCGAGAAACCCGCGCGACAGACTTCGCCCGATAG
- the recX gene encoding Regulatory protein RecX has product MPKWHTGAKLLTGTDEAEELSADSSSLESLDERPDACYESALRLLDHRARSESEVRRRLADKGFDQEKVESTLNRLKASGVINDQDFARLWTENRTASRPRSAFMVKRELQIKGIAGDTAEEAVAVIDDAESAYRAALPRVRRLSALSPKEARLKLSAFLKRRGFSWDVVEATMKRLEAEESDNQVQKF; this is encoded by the coding sequence ATGCCGAAATGGCATACAGGCGCTAAACTACTGACCGGTACTGACGAGGCCGAGGAATTATCGGCCGATTCCTCAAGTCTAGAATCATTGGATGAGCGCCCTGATGCTTGCTATGAGTCGGCGTTGAGGTTGCTTGACCATCGGGCACGCAGTGAATCCGAAGTCCGACGTCGTCTTGCCGACAAGGGTTTTGACCAGGAAAAAGTTGAAAGCACGCTAAACAGACTGAAGGCCTCCGGGGTTATCAATGATCAAGATTTTGCCCGGTTATGGACTGAAAACCGCACCGCTTCCAGACCTCGTTCGGCCTTCATGGTGAAACGGGAACTTCAGATCAAAGGTATCGCCGGTGATACCGCGGAAGAGGCTGTCGCCGTAATTGACGATGCTGAATCAGCCTACCGCGCCGCTTTGCCCCGGGTGCGCAGGTTGTCGGCTCTGTCGCCCAAAGAAGCAAGACTCAAGCTCAGCGCTTTCCTTAAGCGTCGGGGTTTCAGTTGGGATGTCGTGGAAGCAACCATGAAGCGTCTTGAAGCTGAAGAATCAGATAATCAAGTCCAAAAGTTCTGA
- the rexA gene encoding RecA, whose product MNTEKNPEKQKSLEIALGMIEKQFGKGAIMKLSDAASGIAVEVIPTGSLALDLALGVGGIPRGRVTEIYGPEGSGKTTLAQHIMAQCQKRGGKAFYIDVEHAFDPKYAKICGINLDELYIAQPDAGEEALDICEKLVRSGGADLVVIDSVAALVPKAELEGDMGDSHVGLQARLMSQALRKLTASIGNTGTAVIFINQLREKVGVMFGNPEVTPGGRALKFYASVRLDIRRVETLKTGNTAIGSHVKARVVKNKVAPPFRVAEFDILFDSGISREGNLIDLGVETGIIKKSGSFFSYGDLRLGQGREAARTFLVQHQDIADALEAEIRAASGTVRSTVEAD is encoded by the coding sequence ATGAATACAGAAAAAAATCCGGAAAAGCAAAAGTCATTGGAAATTGCCTTGGGTATGATTGAAAAACAGTTTGGCAAGGGCGCCATTATGAAACTTTCAGATGCCGCTTCGGGTATAGCCGTGGAGGTCATCCCTACCGGTTCACTGGCCCTTGATCTGGCTTTGGGTGTCGGCGGCATCCCTCGGGGCCGTGTCACTGAGATTTATGGCCCGGAAGGTTCTGGCAAGACCACTCTGGCGCAACATATCATGGCCCAGTGTCAGAAACGCGGCGGCAAGGCCTTTTATATTGATGTTGAGCATGCCTTTGATCCTAAATATGCCAAGATATGCGGTATCAACCTTGATGAGCTTTATATCGCCCAACCTGATGCCGGTGAGGAAGCTCTGGATATCTGCGAAAAATTGGTTCGCAGTGGCGGCGCTGATCTGGTGGTTATTGACAGTGTTGCCGCGCTGGTGCCCAAAGCGGAACTTGAGGGCGATATGGGGGATTCTCACGTTGGCCTTCAGGCGCGTCTGATGAGTCAGGCTCTTCGGAAACTTACTGCGTCGATTGGCAACACCGGTACTGCCGTCATCTTTATTAACCAGTTACGTGAGAAAGTCGGCGTTATGTTCGGTAATCCTGAGGTCACCCCCGGCGGCCGGGCGCTCAAGTTCTACGCCTCCGTGCGGCTGGATATCCGGCGGGTTGAGACTTTGAAAACCGGCAACACTGCCATCGGCAGCCACGTCAAAGCGCGGGTGGTTAAAAACAAGGTCGCCCCGCCCTTCCGGGTCGCGGAGTTTGATATACTCTTTGACTCCGGTATTTCCCGTGAGGGTAATCTGATTGATTTGGGAGTGGAAACCGGCATCATCAAGAAATCAGGTTCATTTTTCTCCTACGGCGATCTGCGCCTCGGCCAGGGCAGAGAAGCTGCCAGAACCTTCCTTGTCCAGCACCAGGACATCGCCGACGCACTTGAGGCCGAGATTCGGGCGGCCTCCGGCACTGTCCGGAGCACGGTTGAGGCTGATTAG